TTGCATAATATTTTGAAAGGAGAAAACACAGTGGAAAATAAAGAGAAAAAAAAGGGTGGCGTGGGCTTAAAAGTAATTTTAATAGTGTTTTTTCTTGTGGCAGCAGTTGGAGCTGGGGTGTTTTTTGGATATAGTAAATTTTTAAGTGATAAAAATACGGATTCTAATGAAAATATGACTACTTCAAATGTAACCCAAGCCCAAACACAGACTCAAAGTGGAGAAAATTCAAGTTATCTGCAGCATGTAGTTTCGGCTAAAACCTTTGATTTGAGTGAATTTACCATAAATTTAGCAGATGAAGGTGGAAAAAATTATTTAAAGGTAAATGTATATCTTGGTTATGACAGTAAAAAATTAACTGATGAATTAACAGAAAAAACTCCAATTATAAGGGATGCTATTATAGAAGTTCTAAGGACTAAAAAGGTAGAAGACATAAATGACAAAAATATGGATAATATAAAAATAGAAATTATTCAAAGAATAAATCCAATGCTGGAAAAAGGAAAAATAAATAATGTATATTTCAGTGACATATTGACACAGTAGTATATATGGATAGTTTTTTATAATTTGACTTAATATGGAGAAATTTATATGGATCTTGAATTATGGTGGATGATTTTTAAAATAATTATATCTTTAGGTTTCATACTCTGTCTTATATATATATCAGTAAAATATGGTGGAGGTAAACTTCAAAGTATTCAAAATGGCAGATATATAAAAGTAGTTGAGAGAACTCAGATTTCAAAGGAGAACAGTTTGCTAATAGTGAAAATTGGAGATAAGGCGTATGTGATTTCATCCACTAATAGTAGGGTTGAAATAATATACGAATTAAATGAAACAGAAATATCAGACATGGAAAAAAAGAGAAATGTATATGAATATAAGAATTTAAAAGACTTATATAATAAAATGGAATTAAAAAATATTTTAAGGAAAACTAATGAGAATATTTTAGTTAAAAAACTTAAGGGTAAAAAGGAAGATAAAGATGAAAGGTAAATTCCACACAAATAGTATAATTATTTCAGTTTTAGTGGTATATTTTATTATTTTCACAGTTCATACAGTTCACGGCGCACCTACGGATTTTCCTATACCTAATATAGATATCTCTGTAGACAATGCTTCCACACCTCAGCAGTATGTCGGTAATATAAAGTTACTTATAATGCTTACAATACTTACACTGCTTCCATCTATTATAATGATGATGACAAGTTTTGTAAGAATTGTAGTGGTTTTTGGATTCTTGAGAACTGCCATGGGAACTCAACAGTCTCCTCCTAATCAGGTATTAGTTGGACTTGCTCTTTTCCTTACAGTATTCATTATGTTACCTGTTTATGGAAAAATAAATTCTGAGGCCATACAACCCTATCTGCAAAATGGTATAACTCAAGAACAGGCTGTAGAAAGGGGAGCCAAGCCCCTTAGAGAATTTATGTTAAAGCAGACAAGACAAAAGGATCTTAAATTGTTTGTGGATGAAGCTAAATTAAATTATGAGGTTACAAAAGACAATGCACCTCTTTATGTGGTGATTCCTGCGTACATAATAAGTGAATTAAAAACTGCCTTTCAAATCGGATTTTTGCTTTACATACCTTTTATGATAATAGATCTGGTGGTAGGAAGTGTGCTTATGTCTATGGGAATGTTTATGCTTCCGCCGGTTATGATATCACTTCCATTTAAGCTTCTTTTATTTGTAATGACAGATGGATGGTATTTATTGGTAAAATCTTTAATTATAAGTTTTTCATGAGGTGAATTTTATGAGCGAAAATATGGTGATGGGTATTATAAAAGATGCAATACAGACAGGACTTTTGATTTCTGCACCTATCTTAATAATTTCCATACTGGTAGGTCTTATAATAAGCATATTTCAGGCAACTACTCAGATACAAGAGCAGACTCTCACCTTTGTACCTAAGTTAATAGCCGTAGCGATAATAGGACTCCTTACTGGAAGTTGGATGCTTCACCAGATAGTAAGTTTTACTGAAAGAATTTTTACATATATAGCGAATATAACCCAATAAAGGATTAGAGGCAAAAAAACAAAAATATTTAAGCTTTAATTTTTTAAATTCAATACTATAAATTATATGGAGTGGGTAATTTGATAGATACTTTGTATTTTACAGCTTTAATACTTGTAACATTAAGAATATTTTGCTTTTTTACAATGATTCCTATATTTTTTCCAAATGGCACTCCTAATATAGTAAAAGTGGGATTGACTTTAGTTATAGCTTATATACTTTTACCAGGAATAGATTATTCTACTGTAAATACCATAAGTAGTACTATACCTTTTGTATATAATTGTATAAATGAGGCTGCGGCAGGATTGACATTAGGTTTTCTGGTAAGCTTGTGCTTTACTGCTTTTAGGATCGCAGGAAGTTATATGGATTTACAGGTAGGATTTTCTATGATGAGTATGTTCGATCCAAATTCTAGCAGTAATACTACTCTATTAGAACGGCTGATGTATTGGTTTTGCATGGTAGTTTTTCTTGCTGTAGATGGACATCATATGCTGATAAGATCTCTCATAGATAGTTTTGCTACTATAAAGCTGGGGAGTTTTTTTTTAGCACAGGGTTCTATTAATATTATAATAAAAGCGTTTATAATGTATTTTTCCATAGCTTTAAAAATAGCAATACCCATACTGCTTATAATTTTAATAGCGGATTTAACTATGTCTCTTATTGCAAGAACTGTTCCACAACTTAATATAATGATACTTGGACTTCCAATTAAAATATTAATAGGGCTTGGCTCCTTCTGTTTTGCACTTCCTATATTCTTAAAAATTATGGGAAATTCTTTTCAAGCCATACCAGACTCTATAAAGGGATTTTATAATGCACTGCCGCTGCTTATAATATTTGCCTCTGATGATAAGACAGAGGAAGCTACTCCTAGGAAAAAAAGTGATGCTAGAAAGAAAGGACAGATTCCAAAGAGTAAAGAAATAGCCCTGGCTCTCACTCTTCTGGCGTCTACACTGGTTATACTTGCCCTTGGGGGATATGTGGGCTCTCAAGTAAAAACTACTATGATAACATTTTTTAATAATTATCTGGTTATGTCTTTAGATTATGCCAGTGTCCAAAAAATAACTTTTATAACCCTTTGGAGATTAGCAATAATATTTTTACCTGTGGCTGTGCCTATACTTGTTATGGGGGTCCTAGCAAATTTTTTCCAAACCAGAGGACTTGTGACTTCTCATCCTTTAAAGCCGGATTTTTCAAAGTTAAATCCCATAAATGGATTTAAGAGAATGTTTTCCATGAGATCTGTAATGGAACTTTTGAAAAGTCTTTCTATAATAACCATAGTTGGAATTATAGGAGTGAAGTTTGTAAAGGATAATTATCTATATATAATGACTTTAAGCAGTTTGAATTTTGAAAGTATAGTAAAGGCCATTTCAAAGCTTACAGTAAACATATTTTTTAGAGTAGCTATGATAATGATAATTATAGCCATAATAGATTACATATTTCAAATTTTTCAATATAATAAAGATTTAAGAATGTCTAAGCAAGAGGTTAAAGAAGAATATAAACAGGATGAGGGAGATCCACAGATTAAAAGTAAAATAAAGCAAAAACAAAGGGAAATGGCTATGAGGAGAATGATGCAGGAAGTTCCAAAGGCTACAGTAGTAGTAACAAATCCTACTCATGTAGCTGTAGCGCTTAAATATGAAGAGAATCAAAATGCACCTGTAGTTTCGGCGAAAGGACAAGATTTAGTAGCTCTCAGAATAAAAAAAGTGGCCAAAGATTGTGATGTTCCTATAATTGAAAATCCACCTCTTGCAAGACTTATATACAAAGAGGTAGACCTGGATAAAGAGATTCCTATGGAGATGTATCAAGCAGTAGCAGAGGTATTGGCTTTGGTTTATAAGATGAGGTGATATTTTTGGAAGGAAGCAAAAGAAGATTTACTTTAAAGAACAATGTAGATATAATAATGGCTCTTGTAGTTATTATGATAGTGTTTATGATTATAATACCTATGCCGCCGGAACTTTTAGATATTCTTATGTCTTTTAATATAACATTATCTGTAATAATTATACTTTTAACCATGTTTACCACAGAAGTACTTCAATTTTCGGTATTTCCTACACTACTTTTAATTACAACTTTATTTAGATTAGCCCTCAATGTATCTTCTACAAGGCTTATATTAAAGGATGGTTATGCAGGAGAAGTTATAAATTCTTTTGGAAATTTTGTTGTAGGTGGAAATTATATTGTAGGAATAATTATATTTTTGATTATAGTAATTATACAGTTTATAGTAATAACCAACGGTGCCGGCAGAGTATCTGAAGTTTCAGCCAGATTTACACTGGATTCTATGCCTGGCAAGCAGATGAGTATTGATGCAGATTTGAATTCAGGATTGATTGATGAAAATGGTGCCAGAGCCAGAAGGTCCAAACTTCAGATGGAGGCAGATTTTTATGGAGCCATGGATGGTGCTTCTAAATTCGTAAAAGGTGATGCTATAGCAGGACTTGTAATTATGGTGGTAAATATAATAGCGGGAATAATAATTGGGGTTGTGGTAATGGGAATGGATATTGCAACATCAGCCCAGACCTATACCAAACTTACCATAGGTGATGGGTTAGTAACTCAAGTTCCAGCTCTTTTAATATCTACAGCCTCTGGTATACTTGTTACCCGTTCTGGAAGCAGTGAAAACTTTGGTACTTCTGCTATGAAACAGCTTACTGGATTTCCTAAAGTAATAGCTATGGCAGGAGCAGTTCTTCTATTTTTAGCAATTATACCAGGTCTTCCTCATCTGGCATTTTTTATATTGGCAATAGCTTGCAGCATAGCAGCTTATCTCCTATATAAAGATGAGAAAGAGCAGAATATGCAGCAGATTGAAATGGAAAATCAAGAAATGACTGAAATAGAAAATAAGGAACCAGAGAATGTAATGAATCTCATATCTGTAGAGCCTATGGAAGTAGAAATAGGGTATGGTTTAATACCACTTGCAGATGAGAGTTCAGGGGGAGATCTACTTCAAAGGATAACCTCGGTTAGAAGACAATGTGCCATTGAGATGGGAATAATAGTACAGCCTATTAGAATTAGAGATAATCTTCAGTTAAAGACCAATGATTATGTTATAAAAATAAGGGGTACTGTAATGGCTAGAGGAGAACTTATTCCAAATATGCTGTTATGCATGGATCCTACTAATTCCAATGTTGCTATTCAGGGTATAAGTACTGTGGAGCCCTCTTTTGGGCTACCGGCTACATGGATTAACAGAGATCAAAGGGAAGAAGCAGAAATTAAAGGATTGACGGTAGTAGATCCTACCACTGTTATGGTAACCCATTTAACAGAAACCATAAAAAATCACTCCTATGAATTACTTGGAAGACAGGAAGTTAAAATAATAGTGGATTCTGTAAAGGAAAAATATCCTACAGTGGTGGAAGAACTTATACCGGATTTACTTACAATAGGAGAAGTTCAGAAAGTACTTCAGAATCTCTTAAGAGAAAGGGTATCTATAAAGGACATGGTAACCATATTAGAGTCTCTGGCGGATAATTCAAGAAGCACGAAGGATATTGAGCTTCTAACAGAATATGTAAGATTCTCTTTGGGAAGAAGTATATGTAATTCTTTCATAGATGAAAATGGTGCTGTAGTAGTAGTTACTTTATCACAAGAATTAGAGAGTTTAATAGGCGGTAATATTCAGAAATCTATGCAGGGTTCTTTTCCTTCTGTAGATCCTGAAACTACAAATAAAATATTAAATTCTATAAAAAAAGTTCTGGATTCAGTTTATTTCTATGAAAATCAGCCTATAATATTGGTTTCGCCTAAAATAAGGGCACCTTTTAGAAAGTTAATTGAGATGGTATTTCAGTCTGTAAATGTGCTATCGTTAAATGAAATACCAAATGATGTGGAGATAAAGACTGAAGGAGTGATTTCAATATAATGATCATTAAAAGATATAAGGCCAATAACATGAACGAAGCTATTACTAGAATCAGATATGAGTTAGGTAATGAAGCTATAATTATAAGTCAGAGAAAGATTAGAAAAAGCGGAGTAATAGGTTTTTTTTCCAAAAGGATCTTAGAGGTTACTGCAGCTGTGGACAACAAAAAAGAAGAGGATAAAAAGAGACGCCATGATAATAAAGATGATATGAAACAGAGTGTTGAGGCTATAAAAAGAATAATAGATAATAAAATCAAAGATACAACTTTAGATGATAAAGCTGTACCAAATAATATTATAAAAAGTTCCAATACGCCTAGAGGATTTTATGAAAATAGTATAGTAGATAAAAATAATGATGCTATTATAAGAGAAGTACAACAGATGAAAAATATGTTAAATGAAGTAATACAAGGTTCTTACGGAAATATTGGAAGAAGCAAGCTTCAAATAAGACTTGAAAATAGTGACTTTAGCCATAGTGTAGTAAAGAAAATATTAAATAGTATAAATGCAATGGATGATGATAGAGAAGAAGAGGTAAAATTAAAAGAAGTAGTAAAAAGCATGATAAAAGTGGACAATAAAGAACTAGAACATGTGGTTGTCCTAGTAGGACCTACAGGAGTGGGTAAAACAACCACCATTGCAAAACTTGCTGGAAAACTTGTGCTTATTGAAAAGAAAAAAGTAGGTCTTATAACCATAGATACATATAGAATAGGAGCGGTAGAACAGCTTAGAACTTATGCGGATATAATGAATATACCTTTTCAGGTGATATTTTCCATGAAGGATATGGCAAAAGCTATAGATAACATGAAGAGCTGTGATATTATTTTAATAGATACTACAGGAAGAAGTAGTAAAAATGAAATGCAAATATCAGAGTTGAGGGCATTTATAGACAAGGTTCAGACCAGTAATGTACATTTAGTAATAAGTTGTACTACTAAAAATAAAGATATAGATGTAATAGTGAATGGATATAAGAAGCTAAATTACAGTGACATAATAATAACTAAGTTGGATGAGACATCAACTTATGGTTCTATATTGAATATATTACAATTAGCCAAAAAGCCTATAAGTTTTGTCACAACAGGACAAAATGTACCAGAAGATATAAAAATTATGGAGCCTGAAGAATTAGCAAAGCTTGTATTGGGAGAGGATATTATATGCTAGATCAAGCTGAACAATTGAGAAAATTAGCTCAGGTAGATAAACAATCCAAAGTGGACCTGGTATGTAATGCAAAACCCAGGATAATAGCAGTTGCTTCTGGTAAAGGAGGGGTTGGAAAAAGCAATTTTGTAGTGAATGTATCTATAGCTTTGCAAAAAATGCACAAAAAAGTTCTAATATTTGATGGGGATATGGGGATGGGCAATGATGATGTGCTTATGGGATTTTTACCTAAATATAATGTGTATGATGTAATCTTGGGGAATAAAACCATAGAAGAGGTTGTTATTAAAGGGCCTTTTGGAGTAAAACTGCTTCCAGGAGGAACTGGAATTTTAAAAATTGAAGGTATAACAAAAACTCAACGGGAGGATTTTATAAAAAAATTATCTTCTTTAAGTGATGTGGAGTATATAATATTAGATACAGGAGCTGGTATAAATAGAGATGTGTTGGCTTTTATAACTTGCTGCGAGGAGTTTATTACAATAACTACTCCAGAACCCACCTCACTTACAGATGCATATAGTTTGTTAAAAGCTGTAAACCACTTTAAATTGAAGGATAGAGCCAAGGTAATTATAAACAGAGTCATGGACATTAAAGAAGGAGAAAAAACTTTTAACAAATTTAACAGTGTAGTAAATAAGTTTTTGAGTATTGAACTTGAATATTTAGGGTATATATCAGATGATAAAAATCTTATACAAGCTGTTAGAAATCAAATTCCACTTTTAATAAACTATCCAAGTTCACAAGCTTCAAAAGATATAAATTTTATAGCAAATAAGCTTACAGGAATTAAAAATTTCGAATCAAAAGCTAGTGTTCAGAATTTATTTAAGAAAATTTTTAATATTTTTTCATAAAAAGATTAAAGCATACTATGACAGAATATAAGAAAAATGAAGGGAGATTAAAATTATGGCTTTGGCAAATGAATTAAATATAAAAGAAGAATTAGTTAAAAAATATCTTCCTCTAGTGAAATATATCGCGTCTAGAGTCATAATAGGGAAGACTAAATATATTGAATATGAAGATTTAGTCAGCTATGGAACTTTAGGCTTGATGGATGCCATAAATAAGTTTGATAAGGATAGGGGGATGAAATTTTCCACTTATGCTTCCATAAGAATAAAGGGCTCTATGATAGATGAACTAAGAAGAAATAGTCCTATTTCCAAAGGAGCTATGGACAAGCTTAATAGATATAATGCGGCGGTGGAATATCTTCAAGGAGAATTAGGCAGAGAACCTAATAGTGTTGAAATAGCAAGTAAGCTTGGGATATCTTTAAAAGAAATGATGGAAATTGAGAATTATATAAATTATATATCTATGGTTTCTTTAGAGGATCTGGTATTTTCCGATGAGGATAATATTCCTATTATGGGTACCATAGAAGATACTAAAAGTCCCAGTCCAGAAAGGAACTTGGAGGAGAAAGAAAAATTAAAATATTTAGCCAAAGCTTTAGAACTTTTAAATGAAAAAGATAATTTAGTACTTACTTTATATTATTATGAAGAGTTAACATTAAAAGAAATAGGTCATATTTTAAATGTATCTGAGTCTAGAGTATGTCAACTTCATAGTAGGGCAATAGTGCATTTGAGAAAAGCCATGGCAAAATTGAAATATATGTAAATTCATAATAAGTAATTAGTGTTTTAAAAGAGGAGTTAATATGAATTTAATTATACTGATGATTATAATGGGAATACTTCTTATAGTATTGAATTTAAATGCAGTGATTAAGGAAAAGAAATCTTTTCAACATCAATTAACTGTGAAACAAAATAACATGGAGGATTATAGAGCTGAAATTGCTAAGATAAAAAAAGAATTTTCAGAAACAATACTCAAACTTCATGAGGAAATAGAGAGTTTAAGATATGAAAGAAAAAATCCAGCTGCTGAAGTAATGCTTTATAATGGCAGAGGTCAAAAAATTACTGAAAATATTGGTTTGGATAATAATGAGGCAGATAATAATTCAAGATATAATCCGGTTGATATTTTAGAAAATAAAAATGGGGATATATACAATGAAAATATTATTGTAAAGCAGCCTGAAGAATATGAAGAATTCACCAGCGGCGGGCAGGAAAGAGAAACTGGCAATAATGTTAAAATCCATAAAATAAGAGAATTGCTTAAAGAAGGCATGTCTATAAATGAAGTGTCTGAAAAAACGGGCATTGATAAGGGGGAGGTTTTATTAATAAAAGAGTTATATACAGAATAAAATTAATTTTTGATTTTTTTAGCGATAGAAAAATATTAATAGGCATAGGCATAGGTATTCTAATAACTACATTTGTTATGAGTGGCGTAAAAATTCAATATGAAATGAGTAAAAGTCAAATTGAGGATAAGGCCCGTTCTATGGGAATGAAATATCCAGATGAAGTGAAGGTCATCAATAGTGGGGAGGAAAATAAATGATTAGAAGCTTTTATACAGCTGTATCTGGTATGATAGTTCAAGAGGCAAAGCAGGATGTAATAACAAATAATTTAGCTAATGTAAATACTGTTGGATTTAAACAGGACGACTTAAAAAGTACCCCATTTAATGAAGTACTTATACAGAATTATGATAAAGTAGTAAATGGAAAAAATGTAAGAAATGTAATAGGATCTATGACACTAGGAAGTAAAATAGATTCAGTGGATACAGGATTTACTCAAGGTACCATAGAGTCCACTGATATATCTACAGATTTTGCTATTGATGGTAGAGGATTTTTTACAGTTCGGAGAGAGGACGGAAATGAGTTTTACACAAGAGACGGACATTTTCATGTAAATACACAGGGAATACTGGTAGATGATTCTGGAAATACAGTTATAGGAAGAGATAATCAGACAGGAGCACTGGGTGCCATAAATGTAGGTAATGGAGATATAACTTCAGATGCTTATGGAAATATAAGTATAGATGGAAATGAAAGGTATAAAATATATACGGTAGATTTTAATGACTATAATGATTTAACCAAAGTTGGAGATAATTTATATACTGGAGAAAATGCAGCAGAGATAAATACAGTAGTAAGACAAAAATCACTGGAAAAATCCAATATAAATTTAGTAAATACAATGTCTGATTTAATAACCACTATGAGGACTTTTGAAACAGATCAAAAGGTAGTTCAGTCAATAGATGGAACTTTGGATAAATTAATAAATGAAGCGGGAAAAGTATAGAGTATATAAGAATTACTTTAGGAGGGATTTTCATGCTTAGAGCTATATGGAACAGTGCAAGTGCCATGAATGCCGAACAGGAAAAACTCAATAGTATATCTAACAATATGGCAAATGCAGAGACTGTTGGCTATAAAAGAGAGGTTGTAAATTTTCAGGATCTGGTATATGAAACTTTAGATAGGAATGGATATCCGGTCAATGATGAAGGGCAAAACACTATTAACGGTACGGGAGTTAGAACTACAAACTGGCTTAGAGATACTTTACAGGGCAGTCTTCAGGAAACAGGGTTAAAAGCAAATATGGCAATAGACGGAGAAGGATTTTTTAGAGTGACTCTTCAAAACGGTACTCAAGGCTATGAAAGAGCAGGAAATTTTAATGTGAATTCAATGGGAGAACTAGTGGATCCAGATGGAAACAGGTTGGAGGTAAATCTTACAGAAGAAGGAGTTAACTTGATAAATTCAGGGGTTTTACTTAATAATGATAATTTTACAGTAGATAAAAAGGGACAAATATATGTGAATGTAGATGATAATAGTGTATTGTATGGAAAGATAAATGTATATAATGCAGTAGGGCAGGATTCTATGTTATCCATTGGCGATAATCTATATTTGCCTGCAGAGAATGTTCAAGTCACTGAAAATCAAGATGCAAATATACTTCAGGGGTATTTAGAGCAATCCAATGTTGATTTGGGTAGGGAGATTACAGATATGATATTGGCTCAAAGAGCTTTTGCCTTGGGGGCAAAAGGGCTTACCACCGCTGATGAGATGTGGGGACTTATAAATAATATGAAAAGATAATTTTATGTAAACATATGTATTATATAAACATATAATGTATAGATGTAATATTTTCAGGAGGAGTTATATTATGTA
This window of the Clostridium kluyveri DSM 555 genome carries:
- a CDS encoding FliA/WhiG family RNA polymerase sigma factor, producing the protein MALANELNIKEELVKKYLPLVKYIASRVIIGKTKYIEYEDLVSYGTLGLMDAINKFDKDRGMKFSTYASIRIKGSMIDELRRNSPISKGAMDKLNRYNAAVEYLQGELGREPNSVEIASKLGISLKEMMEIENYINYISMVSLEDLVFSDEDNIPIMGTIEDTKSPSPERNLEEKEKLKYLAKALELLNEKDNLVLTLYYYEELTLKEIGHILNVSESRVCQLHSRAIVHLRKAMAKLKYM
- a CDS encoding MinD/ParA family protein; this encodes MLDQAEQLRKLAQVDKQSKVDLVCNAKPRIIAVASGKGGVGKSNFVVNVSIALQKMHKKVLIFDGDMGMGNDDVLMGFLPKYNVYDVILGNKTIEEVVIKGPFGVKLLPGGTGILKIEGITKTQREDFIKKLSSLSDVEYIILDTGAGINRDVLAFITCCEEFITITTPEPTSLTDAYSLLKAVNHFKLKDRAKVIINRVMDIKEGEKTFNKFNSVVNKFLSIELEYLGYISDDKNLIQAVRNQIPLLINYPSSQASKDINFIANKLTGIKNFESKASVQNLFKKIFNIFS
- a CDS encoding flagellar basal-body rod protein FlgG → MIRSFYTAVSGMIVQEAKQDVITNNLANVNTVGFKQDDLKSTPFNEVLIQNYDKVVNGKNVRNVIGSMTLGSKIDSVDTGFTQGTIESTDISTDFAIDGRGFFTVRREDGNEFYTRDGHFHVNTQGILVDDSGNTVIGRDNQTGALGAINVGNGDITSDAYGNISIDGNERYKIYTVDFNDYNDLTKVGDNLYTGENAAEINTVVRQKSLEKSNINLVNTMSDLITTMRTFETDQKVVQSIDGTLDKLINEAGKV
- a CDS encoding flagellar basal body-associated FliL family protein, with the translated sequence MENKEKKKGGVGLKVILIVFFLVAAVGAGVFFGYSKFLSDKNTDSNENMTTSNVTQAQTQTQSGENSSYLQHVVSAKTFDLSEFTINLADEGGKNYLKVNVYLGYDSKKLTDELTEKTPIIRDAIIEVLRTKKVEDINDKNMDNIKIEIIQRINPMLEKGKINNVYFSDILTQ
- the fliQ gene encoding flagellar biosynthesis protein FliQ, coding for MSENMVMGIIKDAIQTGLLISAPILIISILVGLIISIFQATTQIQEQTLTFVPKLIAVAIIGLLTGSWMLHQIVSFTERIFTYIANITQ
- the fliO gene encoding flagellar biosynthetic protein FliO; this translates as MDLELWWMIFKIIISLGFILCLIYISVKYGGGKLQSIQNGRYIKVVERTQISKENSLLIVKIGDKAYVISSTNSRVEIIYELNETEISDMEKKRNVYEYKNLKDLYNKMELKNILRKTNENILVKKLKGKKEDKDER
- a CDS encoding fused FliR family export protein/FlhB family type III secretion system protein, producing the protein MIDTLYFTALILVTLRIFCFFTMIPIFFPNGTPNIVKVGLTLVIAYILLPGIDYSTVNTISSTIPFVYNCINEAAAGLTLGFLVSLCFTAFRIAGSYMDLQVGFSMMSMFDPNSSSNTTLLERLMYWFCMVVFLAVDGHHMLIRSLIDSFATIKLGSFFLAQGSINIIIKAFIMYFSIALKIAIPILLIILIADLTMSLIARTVPQLNIMILGLPIKILIGLGSFCFALPIFLKIMGNSFQAIPDSIKGFYNALPLLIIFASDDKTEEATPRKKSDARKKGQIPKSKEIALALTLLASTLVILALGGYVGSQVKTTMITFFNNYLVMSLDYASVQKITFITLWRLAIIFLPVAVPILVMGVLANFFQTRGLVTSHPLKPDFSKLNPINGFKRMFSMRSVMELLKSLSIITIVGIIGVKFVKDNYLYIMTLSSLNFESIVKAISKLTVNIFFRVAMIMIIIAIIDYIFQIFQYNKDLRMSKQEVKEEYKQDEGDPQIKSKIKQKQREMAMRRMMQEVPKATVVVTNPTHVAVALKYEENQNAPVVSAKGQDLVALRIKKVAKDCDVPIIENPPLARLIYKEVDLDKEIPMEMYQAVAEVLALVYKMR
- the flhA gene encoding flagellar biosynthesis protein FlhA — its product is MALVVIMIVFMIIIPMPPELLDILMSFNITLSVIIILLTMFTTEVLQFSVFPTLLLITTLFRLALNVSSTRLILKDGYAGEVINSFGNFVVGGNYIVGIIIFLIIVIIQFIVITNGAGRVSEVSARFTLDSMPGKQMSIDADLNSGLIDENGARARRSKLQMEADFYGAMDGASKFVKGDAIAGLVIMVVNIIAGIIIGVVVMGMDIATSAQTYTKLTIGDGLVTQVPALLISTASGILVTRSGSSENFGTSAMKQLTGFPKVIAMAGAVLLFLAIIPGLPHLAFFILAIACSIAAYLLYKDEKEQNMQQIEMENQEMTEIENKEPENVMNLISVEPMEVEIGYGLIPLADESSGGDLLQRITSVRRQCAIEMGIIVQPIRIRDNLQLKTNDYVIKIRGTVMARGELIPNMLLCMDPTNSNVAIQGISTVEPSFGLPATWINRDQREEAEIKGLTVVDPTTVMVTHLTETIKNHSYELLGRQEVKIIVDSVKEKYPTVVEELIPDLLTIGEVQKVLQNLLRERVSIKDMVTILESLADNSRSTKDIELLTEYVRFSLGRSICNSFIDENGAVVVVTLSQELESLIGGNIQKSMQGSFPSVDPETTNKILNSIKKVLDSVYFYENQPIILVSPKIRAPFRKLIEMVFQSVNVLSLNEIPNDVEIKTEGVISI
- the flhF gene encoding flagellar biosynthesis protein FlhF, whose protein sequence is MIIKRYKANNMNEAITRIRYELGNEAIIISQRKIRKSGVIGFFSKRILEVTAAVDNKKEEDKKRRHDNKDDMKQSVEAIKRIIDNKIKDTTLDDKAVPNNIIKSSNTPRGFYENSIVDKNNDAIIREVQQMKNMLNEVIQGSYGNIGRSKLQIRLENSDFSHSVVKKILNSINAMDDDREEEVKLKEVVKSMIKVDNKELEHVVVLVGPTGVGKTTTIAKLAGKLVLIEKKKVGLITIDTYRIGAVEQLRTYADIMNIPFQVIFSMKDMAKAIDNMKSCDIILIDTTGRSSKNEMQISELRAFIDKVQTSNVHLVISCTTKNKDIDVIVNGYKKLNYSDIIITKLDETSTYGSILNILQLAKKPISFVTTGQNVPEDIKIMEPEELAKLVLGEDIIC
- the fliP gene encoding flagellar type III secretion system pore protein FliP (The bacterial flagellar biogenesis protein FliP forms a type III secretion system (T3SS)-type pore required for flagellar assembly.), translated to MKGKFHTNSIIISVLVVYFIIFTVHTVHGAPTDFPIPNIDISVDNASTPQQYVGNIKLLIMLTILTLLPSIIMMMTSFVRIVVVFGFLRTAMGTQQSPPNQVLVGLALFLTVFIMLPVYGKINSEAIQPYLQNGITQEQAVERGAKPLREFMLKQTRQKDLKLFVDEAKLNYEVTKDNAPLYVVIPAYIISELKTAFQIGFLLYIPFMIIDLVVGSVLMSMGMFMLPPVMISLPFKLLLFVMTDGWYLLVKSLIISFS
- a CDS encoding flagellar basal-body rod protein FlgG yields the protein MLRAIWNSASAMNAEQEKLNSISNNMANAETVGYKREVVNFQDLVYETLDRNGYPVNDEGQNTINGTGVRTTNWLRDTLQGSLQETGLKANMAIDGEGFFRVTLQNGTQGYERAGNFNVNSMGELVDPDGNRLEVNLTEEGVNLINSGVLLNNDNFTVDKKGQIYVNVDDNSVLYGKINVYNAVGQDSMLSIGDNLYLPAENVQVTENQDANILQGYLEQSNVDLGREITDMILAQRAFALGAKGLTTADEMWGLINNMKR